TTGCGTGTGCACCCGGAGATTCTGGCCGCGCTCCGCCGCGACTATCCAGCTGCGGTCGACCGCATCGTGCAGCTCTCGCTCGGGGAAGGTGCGTCCCCCCGGCTCCGCACCCGCCTTCGCGAAACGATGCTCGGCATGTCTCCGGACGTGACGCTCGGCGACTTCGAGGCGTGCGATGCGTTCGACGTGCGCGACCGCCTGGGGGCGATCCGACTGCCGGCGCTCGTCGTGGTGGGTAGCGAGGATCGGATGACGCCGCCGCGGTTCGCGGAGTACCTGTGCGACCACCTCGCGGGTGCGCGCCTCGTCGTGGTCGCCGGCGCCGGGCACAGCGTTCCGCTGGAGCGTCCTCGCGAGGTCAATCAGGCGATCCGGGAGTTCCGCGAGACGCTCGGCGCGGCACCGCACCTCCCGCCGCCCTCAACTCC
This is a stretch of genomic DNA from bacterium. It encodes these proteins:
- a CDS encoding alpha/beta fold hydrolase produces the protein MFVHGAGGMARAWDLQRLAFPDAVALDLPGHAEPGPGCRRVEDYGAWLHTTVQARGWVPAVIAGHSMGGAIALWYALTHPDDLAGIVLIATGARLRVHPEILAALRRDYPAAVDRIVQLSLGEGASPRLRTRLRETMLGMSPDVTLGDFEACDAFDVRDRLGAIRLPALVVVGSEDRMTPPRFAEYLCDHLAGARLVVVAGAGHSVPLERPREVNQAIREFRETLGAAPHLPPPSTP